In one window of Mercurialis annua linkage group LG4, ddMerAnnu1.2, whole genome shotgun sequence DNA:
- the LOC126677159 gene encoding fra a 1-associated protein, which translates to MGWVWRNDDEEESNSSSSEITEFNSTQNPNFSSACSTRKVVKSNCRTEEVEPGKFVRKCEKTEEVLRECLGKPVEVLKSNKEYTEDDVTDLVVKGSSTLGELDESPFGFPGLQNDMEGIERHFLGGISRFFEAAEQMRSSIFDTFGEVYKENPSSMRSGIPIEDYPRKETPSKYSESETGNIDLSGLAKDV; encoded by the exons ATGGGATGGGTGTGGAGAAACGACGACGAAGAAGAGTCCAATTCATCATCCAGTGAAATCACCGAATTCAACAGTactcaaaaccctaatttcagtTCAGCATGCTCCACCAGGAAAGTGGTGAAGTCAAATTGCAGAACGGAGGAGGTGGAGCCTGGAAAGTTCGTTAGGAAGTGCGAAAAAACCGAGGAGGTGCTCAGGGAATGCCTTGGAAA ACCCGTTGAAGTGCTGAAGTCCAACAAGGAGTATACTGAAGATGATGTGACGGACCTGGTAGTTAAAGGGTCTTCCACACTGGGCGAGCTTGACGAGTCACCATTTGGCTTTCCTGGACTTCAAAATGATATGGAAGGCATTGAACGTCACTTCCTTGGTGGCATTAGCCGTTTCTTTGAAGCAGCTGAACAGATGAGGAGTAGCATTTTCGATACATTTGGGGAGGTATACAAGGAGAATCCATCATCGATGAGGAGCGGAATACCCATTGAAGATTATCCTCGAAAGGAGACCCCTTCTAAATACAGTGAGTCTGAAACAGgaaatattgatctttctggttTGGCGAAGGATGTCTGA
- the LOC126677158 gene encoding calcium-dependent protein kinase 26-like — MGNNCVGSRVSDSIWWLTHPTDCLLHHHQHHHHHVNNKETVKRLPFNKPEQESSTSALQPRNPPLEPINTPPEPIKIAKEDIITKPPPVLPSRPPPPPPSLRQEKPPVHAPLPPKPKPKPKPKPEPEEKSTMHEQVLEQLNVLVNNQREEKKPDVASRTRKPHNVRRLSSAGLRAESVLRTRTGHLKEHYNLGRKLGHGQFGTTFLCVEKGTGKEYACKSIAKRKLATVDDVEDVRREIQIMHHLSGHPNVISIKGAYEDAVAVHVVMELCNGGELFDRIIRRGHYTERKAAQLTRTIVGVIEACHSLGVMHRDLKPENFLFVNEQEDSPLKAIDFGLSMFFKPGEIFTDVVGSPYYVAPEVLKKRYGPESDVWSAGVMIYILLCGVPPFWAETEQEIFEEVLHGELDFTSEPWPHISESAKDLVRRMLVRDPRKRIKAHEVLCHPWVGDDGVASDKPLDPAVLSRLKQFSAMNKLKKMALRVIAENLSEEEIAGLTEMFKTIDTDNSGQITFEELKVGLKRFGANLNESEIYDLMQAADIDNSGTIDYGEFIAATLNKVEREDHLFAAFSYFDKDGSGYITLDELQQACVEFGMEDVHLEEMIQEVDQDNDGRIDYKEFVAMMQKGNSEMSKNGLKGRSLGIGFREALQVC, encoded by the exons ATGGGAAATAATTGTGTTGGATCAAGAGTTTCTGATTCAATTTGGTGGCTAACACATCCAACAGATTGCTTGCTTCACCATCATCAGCATCATCATCACCATGTCAATAATAAAGAAACTGTTAAAAGATTACCTTTTAATAAACCAGAACAAGAATCTTCTACTTCTGCTTTACAGCCTCGAAATCCGCCTCTCGAGCCGATTAATACGCCTCCCGAGCCGATCAAGATAGCGAAAGAGGACATTATTACTAAACCACCGCCCGTATTGCCGTCCCGGCCGCCTCCGCCGCCTCCGTCGCTAAGACAGGAAAAACCGCCGGTACACGCCCCATTGCCGCCAAAGCCGAAACCGAAACCAAAGCCGAAACCCGAACCGGAAGAAAAGAGTACTATGCATGAACAAGTATTGGAGCAGCTTAATGTACTGGTGAATAATCAAAGAGAAGAGAAAAAACCAGATGTTGCTTCAAGAACAAGAAAGCCTCACAATGTTAGAAGATTAAGTAGTGCAGGGCTTCGAGCCGAATCCGTGTTACGAACAAGAACAGGACATCTAAAGGAACATTACAATTTAGGAAGAAAACTTGGACATGGCCAATTTGGTACTACTTTTCTTTGTGTTGAGAAAGGAACAGGAAAGGAATACGCCTGCAAATCCATAGCGAAGCGGAAATTGGCGACGGTCGATGATGTAGAAGATGTCCGGCGAGAAATTCAGATAATGCATCATTTGTCAGGCCACCCTAATGTTATATCAATCAAAGGAGCTTATGAAGACGCCGTGGCGGTTCATGTGGTGATGGAATTATGCAACGGTGGTGAGCTTTTTGATCGGATTATTAGGAGAGGCCATTATACAGAAAGAAAGGCAGCTCAGCTTACTAGAACTATTGTTGGTGTTATTGAAGCTTGTCATTCTTTAGGAGTTATGCATAGAGATCTTAAGCCTGAGAACTTTCTGTTTGTTAATGAACAAGAAGATTCGCCTCTTAAGGCCATAGATTTTGGATTGTCAATGTTCTTCAAGCCTG GGGAGATTTTTACTGATGTTGTTGGAAGTCCATACTATGTTGCTCCTGAAGTTCTGAAAAAGCGGTACGGTCCAGAATCAGATGTTTGGAGTGCTGGAGTCATGATTTATATTCTCTTATGTGGAGTCCCTCCATTTTGGGCTG AAACCGAGCAAGAAATCTTCGAAGAGGTATTGCACGGTGAGTTGGATTTTACGTCAGAACCATGGCCTCATATCTCTGAAAGTGCCAAAGATTTAGTCAGAAGAATGCTTGTCAGGGACCCGAGAAAGCGAATCAAAGCCCATGAAGTTCTTT GTCATCCTTGGGTTGGCGACGATGGGGTAGCTTCAGACAAGCCTCTTGATCCTGCAGTCTTAAGTCGGTTGAAGCAGTTTTCTGCTATGAACAAGCTTAAGAAGATGGCTCTAAGA GTTATTGCTGAGAACCTTTCGGAGGAAGAAATTGCAGGATTAACCGAAATGTTCAAGACGATAGATACAGATAACAGCGGTCAGATTACTTTTGAAGAACTCAAAGTAGGACTCAAAAGATTTGGTGCAAATCTCAATGAGTCCGAAATTTATGATCTAATGCAAGCG GCTGATATTGACAATAGTGGGACAATAGACTATGGAGAGTTCATAGCAGCAACATTAAACAAAGTTGAAAGGGAAGATCATTTGTTTGCTGCATTCTCATACTTTGACAAAGATGGAAGTGGCTATATCACTCTTGATGAACTCCAACAAGCTTGTGTTGAATTTGGCATGGAAGATGTTCATTTAGAAGAAATGATTCAAGAAGTTGATCAAGATAAT GACGGTCGGATAGATTACAAAGAGTTTGTGGCAATGATGCAGAAAGGGAACAGTGAAATGAGTAAGAATGGATTAAAGGGTAGAAGTTTAGGCATTGGATTTAGGGAGGCACTCCAAGTTTGTTGA
- the LOC126677900 gene encoding protein WVD2-like 4: MESENAIVLKDEGVIEKVDHEESVAAPTEEEKIAENGEGPTIAENGEGPTIANDTTKNIVNDGAKANVSERKTSHSLKESAHTFGAKNNKLAKDKPNLKSSGPFSRNQKPSLSQSLSFPAKGIRSDNMRMSIDGKSMTKHAKDDGRKGQVNSNGSTASMSRLSRPIRRASTGLNSKETNENGTKPVPRRISVAAIPSKQASPVKLNPLNESTTSPPAEGSESSDQNLKPETTTLASKEDDDIHSTSTATPRSRRTSSSTFSFRLEERAEKRREFFSKVEEKITAKEIEKNNLQAMSKENQEAEIKKLRKSLTFKATPMPNFYKEPPPKAELKKIPTTRPRSPKLGRSKTLTASVNSSMEGLGSSLSPRSSQSPRPSSIQEPSKLTKGIQRNANKDNVASKTLIRKSQPKLQPQRSKVNGTEGKAVKSKPKPAEAENHNSEACVEIAEENHISSEVNLPICENVIEVLPENYTAPDVNGPMLSPPNHSEIMPQEVTVGG, translated from the exons ATGGAGTCTGAGAATGCTATTGTCTTGAAGGATGAAGGCGTCATCGAGAAAGTTGACCATGAAGAATCTGTTGCAGCGCCaacagaagaagaaaaaattgcCGAAAATGGTGAAGGGCCTACAATTGCTGAAAATGGTGAAGGGCCTACAATTGCCAATGATACGACTAAGAATATTGTAAATGATGGTGCCAAAGCAAACGTTTCTGAGAGAAAAACCTCACATTCCTTAAAG GAATCAGCACATACTTTTGGTGCAAAGAACAACAAATTGGCAAAAGATAAGCCTAATTTGAAAAGCTCTGGTCCATTTTCTCGTAACCAAAAGCCTTCGCTTTCTCAAAGTCTTTCGTTTCCTGCAAAAGGAATCCGCAGTGATAACATGAGAATGAGCATTGACGGAAAAAGCATGACCAAACATGCTAAAGATGATGGTAGAAAAGGTCAGGTTAATTCAAATGGATCAACCGCTTCAATGTCACGTTTAAGTCGACCAATCAGGCGTGCATCCACCGGATTGAACTCAAAGGAAACCAATGAAAATGGTACTAAGCCTGTTCCCAGGAGGATTTCTGTAGCTGCCATTCCAAGCAAACAGGCTTCC CCTGTAAAGCTGAATCCTTTGAATGAATCCACCACATCCCCTCCTGCTGAAGGTTCAGA GTCATCTGATCAAAATTTAAAGCCCGAGACGACCACATTGGCAAGCAAAGAAGATGATGACATTCATTCTACTTC AACTGCCACTCCGCGTTCACGGAGAACTAGTAGTTCTACCTTTTCCTTCAGATTGGAAGAACGTGCAGAAAAACGGAGAGAG TTTTTCTCAAAAGTGGAAGAGAAGATAACTGCtaaagaaatagaaaaaaataatctGCAGGCAATGTCAAAG GAGAATCAAGAAGCCGAAATTAAGAAACTAAGGAAGAGCTTGACATTTAAAGCTACTCCTATGCCAAATTTCTATAAAGAGCCTCCTCCAAAAGCTGAACTGAAAAAG ATACCAACCACCCGTCCAAGATCGCCAAAGCTTGGAAGGAGCAAAACCTTAACTGCTTCAGTAAACAGCTCCATGGAGGGTCTCGGGTCTTCTCTTAGCCCGCGATCATCTCAGAGTCCACGTCCTTCTTCGATCCAAGAACCAAGCAAATTAACCAAGGGAATTCAAAGAAATGCTAACAAAGACAATGTTGCTTCAAAAACATTGATTAGGAAGTCTCAACCCAAGCTTCAGCCTCAGCGGAGTAAGGTCAATGGAACCGAAGGAAAGGCGGTTAAGTCCAAACCAAAGCCTGCAGAAGCAGAGAACCACAACTCTGAAGCATGTGTTGAAATAGCTGAAGAAAATCATATTAGTTCGGAGGTGAACCTCCCTATATGCGAGAATGTCATCGAGGTGTTGCCTGAAAATTATACTGCTCCGGATGTCAACGGACCGATGCTGAGTCCACCGAACCACTCTGAGATTATGCCCCAAGAGGTCACAGTTGGAGGTTga